One Calditrichota bacterium DNA segment encodes these proteins:
- a CDS encoding chemotaxis protein CheW, with protein MSENQIQKPAHYLTFALDHEQYGFEIEKVQSVLDFESITRVPRTPPFMRGVINLRGKIVPIIDLRLKFGLSETIKTRESCIIIVNVDIDGEKTTLGVLADAVREVIQIYPEQIEPAPKIGTHLKTEFIKGVANYLDQLVIILEIEKIFTSDELLIVQETGEETPVESEFEILVNQ; from the coding sequence GTGAGTGAAAATCAGATCCAAAAACCTGCTCATTATTTGACTTTTGCGCTTGACCATGAGCAATATGGGTTTGAAATAGAAAAAGTGCAATCGGTTCTGGATTTTGAAAGTATCACCCGCGTGCCGCGCACGCCGCCGTTCATGCGCGGGGTCATTAATCTTCGCGGAAAAATTGTCCCGATCATTGATCTGCGGCTGAAATTTGGCCTGTCGGAAACAATCAAAACGCGGGAGAGCTGCATTATTATTGTCAATGTGGACATCGACGGCGAAAAAACGACGCTGGGCGTTCTCGCTGACGCAGTGCGTGAAGTCATTCAGATTTATCCGGAACAGATTGAACCAGCGCCAAAAATCGGCACGCATTTGAAGACTGAGTTCATCAAAGGCGTTGCTAATTATCTGGATCAATTAGTTATTATTTTGGAAATTGAAAAAATATTTACATCTGATGAATTATTGATTGTGCAAGAAACGGGAGAGGAAACTCCGGTTGAAAGCGA